From Corvus moneduloides isolate bCorMon1 chromosome 2, bCorMon1.pri, whole genome shotgun sequence, one genomic window encodes:
- the SAP18 gene encoding histone deacetylase complex subunit SAP18 gives MGGARRDIRERRGKMAVESRVTQEEIKKEPEKPIDREKTCPLLLRVFTTNNGRHHRMDEFSRGNVPSSELQIYTWMDATLKELTSLVKEVYPEARKKGTHFNFAIVFTDLKRPGYRVKEIGSTMSGRKGTDDSMTLQSQKFQIGDYLDIAITPPNRAPPPSSRMRPY, from the exons ATGGGCGGCGCGCGGCGGGACATCCGGGAGCGGCGCGGCAAGATGGCGGTGGAGTCGCGGGTGACGCAGGAGGAGATCAAGAAGGAGCCGGAGAAGCCGATCGACCGTGAGAAG ACGTGCCCGCTGCTGCTTCGCGTCTTCACCACCAACAATGGGCGGCACCACCGCATGGACGAGTTCTCCCGCGGCAACGTGCCCTCCAGCGAGCTGCAGATCTACACCTG GATGGATGCAACTCTGAAAGAGCTGACCAGCTTAGTGAAAGAAGTTTACCCAGAAGCACGGAAGAAGGGCACACATTTCAACTTTGCAATTGTTTTTACAGATCTCAAGAGGCCTGGCTATAG GGTGAAGGAGATCGGCAGCACCATGTCAGGCAGGAAGGGCACAGATGATTCCATGACACTGCAGTCTCAGAAATTCCAGATAGGAGACTACTTGGATATAGCAATTACTCCTCCAAATCGTGCACCACCCCCATCAAGCCGCATGAGACCTTACTAA